The genomic interval TGTGGGCGGCCGCTGGTTTCGGCTCTTCTCCGGCTGCTTCCAGCGTAGCTCCGGGAAGCGGCGGAGCTCCCATCGccgcagcggcggcggcggccgcgggggCCGCGCTCCTCACGCATTCCGCCTTCTGGGACCCCACGGTCAGCGGTGACTGGGACAGCGAGCGGCCCAGCTCGGCCTGCCTGCTGCGAATCAAACGGTGAGCGGGCcgccctgccctcccctcccccggGGCCTCCTCCCGTCCTTCCCCGGCACGGAGAGCTCCGACGGAGCCCCGCTGTCCCGCTCCGTGGCTGTGCGGGGCCGCCCGGTTTCCTCAAGGGCGCCGGTAACGGGGAACCGGGGCAGCGCCAAGGGGTTCAGCCGGGTTTGGGGCTGGGGACGGGTCCTTGGGGTCATCAGGACGGATCCTGGCGGTCGCTGGGGAAGAGTAGTCTCAGGAGAAACAATGGAAGGGATCGGCCTCTGTATCAGGTAGCAGCCGTAGGATAACGGTGATGGCATTATGTTGTGCCAgaagaggttcaggttgggtattaggagaAATCTCTTATCCAAAAGAGCAATGAGGCGTCGGCACGCAGGCTGCACGGGGAAGTGATGGAGTTgccgtccttggaggtgttcaggaactgcagagatgtggcacttggggtCATGGTTTGGGGGTGGGCTGGGCTTGGTTTTATGGATCtgagaggttttttccaaccataatgattctgtaattcattACCGTGCCCAGGGGCTCTCTTAggtgcagccccagggctctgtgctcaggTGTTTGGGTGAAGGCCACACTCCCTCTGGgatatcctcctcctcctgttgCTGTGGCCTTTGGCAGCCACGTTGTGTGGCACGCTGCCCTCATCCTGCCCTCAGGATTGCAGCGTGCTCAGTGGAGATGCTGTTAAATAGGAAGGGAATGAGCTCCTCTGCTTCCATCAGCAATCAAGTTGAGTTTTGCAAGATGTTATCCTAAACCTGCCGGTAGCAATCCTTTTTCCTGGTTGGTGCCCACCCATTTGGCTGCTGTGACTCTTTAAGAATCATCTGGTTAAACCTGGTATGTCAATAGCCTTTGATACCGTGAGCAATACGGTCTTTTATTGTTAGAGATATTGGCACTGTTACAGCaagttcttcctcttccttcagaGCAGTATTGCTGCCTGCCAGGCTCTTGCTCatccttgttctgttgcttgtTCTAGAGCTTGTCTAATGTCTTCCAAAGATGGCACCAGATATTTTGGCAGTTTTCCATCCAAACACCAAAAGCAATAAACTTCATAATGCTAAGTAGGAAGGCAAAGCTCTCCTGTTGTTCTCAAACTCGTTCTTGCCCTGAAACCTCTCTGGACTCTGGTTGCTTCCTGAACAGGTCTAGTGGTAGCTTGTCCCAGAGTACAGTGCAGCACTGATTGTGGTGGGGAGCTTTTTGGCAATAAAAGGTGATGGGTGGTGTTTGGTGTATTTGTaaacttgttatttttcattttgtttagtCCAGGAAGTAAAACCATTGTAATgaagttgtgtgtgtgtgtctgtgcttCCTAATAGCACTTGAACCAACTGTCTGATTAAAACCAAACTTGACAGAGTGGTTTTTGGACACAGTTCAGTCACTGTatgttggggaaaaaagtgaCTTGGTCTGCAGAAGGGACTTTGTAAATAGTCCAAGTGtatggagagaaaacagagaggTAAAGTTTCCTGTTGGGTGACAACATTCACCAATGAGAGCTTTTTTGTGCTGACCTTAGGAGAAGCTTACTGTTAATTCCTAGGTGCTGGAGTTGATTCAGGGTTAAAAAGCAAGACAGCAGGTAGCCAAGGTGCTGAGGTCTGATGCCTCACTGATTCACTGAATGCTGCCTGTGCTCTTCAACTATTGTTTAAGATAAGAGAGCTCAGCCAGGAAACAGTCAGACCAAAGGAGAGCATCTACCACTTGGAGTTGCAAATTTCCATCTTAAAAATCTGTCCCTTTGCATCTCTACACAGCTTTGTCCTCTAGAACATTCCATGCCTCAAGGACTGATGAACACCAAGGGAGATTTTGACTAAATTCCTGTTTCCTTTGTTGCAGGGATATTATGTCCATTTACAAGGAACCGCCCCCGGGAATGTTTGTTGTGCCTGATCCCCATGACATGACCAAGGTAAGAGACACTTTGGAATGGGTTCAAGTTCCCACTCTTCTGTGTGTTGCTTTTGGTGGCTGCTCTGAGGATTCTCCCAAATGGTGTAATCCCTTCTCTCAAAACAAGAAGTCAGGGTGAGTCCTGTAAGAGCACAGTGCAGctctgggtttttttggtgaCAATCTGGGCTGCATTTAAATGGAAGGAGGATGTCAAGGAAAAAATGGTTTTGTGGAGAGATACCATCCCAGGAACCTGGGAGTTTCCACAGATAAAGACAGTCCTATGAACTAGTGGAGTGCCAACCCAGCTTGTTCTTTGCCCTGCAGATGCTTGAAAAGAATCACTAGATTAGCTCTATGGAAATCTGTTGGGCATGGGGTTTGTGAGGGGCTGGAAATGAGGAACACCTGTCAGTCACTGGAAATGCTGAATTATATGTAAGTCACCTATGGAAGGCAGAGGTGTTTAACTGTTATGACCTGGCAGTGGGATTTATCCCTGCGCCCAGATGCTGTCTTGCTGTGGAGCTGCCTGCCTGGCTCTCACAGGTAACAGCATCCCTgtcccagagaggtggtagataCCCTGTCCCTGAAGACAACACCTGAGGTCAGGTTGGACCAGGCTGTGAGCACCTGAtcgagctgtaggtgtccctgttcattgcaggagaacTGGACCAGCTGGcctttacaggtcccttccaactcaaacaattctacgAGTTCATGCAGATCTGACCTGCGTAGCTACTCCCATCACATCACCTCCAGCACATCTGTTCCCTAGGGCCAGGTGTGTCTCTTGCCTCTCCTGCCCCAGTTCTTCCCCTTCTGGCTGCCTGGCTCTAGGGATTTTCCAGGATAGGGAATTGCCAATTATGCCTGAGAGAGTGCAGTGATCTTGGAGGCTGGTGTTGCTCAAACAGTGATCTTGATCCAGTGCATTCCTTGGCTGATGCTACTTTTCTCCAGCCAGTGTCACCTCATCTGGCTGTGCTGGATTCTGAGAAagctctgtgtgtctgtgtgtgtgtgtgtatggggtTGCTTTGGTTTCTCCTCTGCTGCACACTTCTCTCACCCCCTTGACAGACTTGGCACTGCCTTGATTCCCTCAGTGTGAGCACCTGCCTGGCTTAGGGCTCTTGGATTTTTGGAGATAGTGCAAAAGGGAGTGTCTGTGTGCAGACAGCTCAGACCTTGGGCATTTTGCTGGAGCTCTGACCTCCCTGGGTTTGAAGGCTGAAAAGTGCCAAAATGCCCTTCAGCAGAAATGCGGGTTTGTAGAACAGCAGCCTTGGGGTTTTTAACTAACATCCTAGGTGGGTAAGAGGATCATTGAAGGAGATGGCTTGGATCACTTCAGGAGGATGGAAAAGGAGGAAGCTTCCCTAATAGCCCAATGGGAGCAGATTTCCTGGTATGCAATTGAGATTTTTGAAGGTAATTAGCGAGGGGAGCATGGGGTCTTAATTTCAGATCCTGGCAGAGGTAATTAAATGATTGGTTTCAATAAAACCAAATCAGCATGAGACCATAAAATTGAGGAATGTTCTAGTTTTGGCAgaaaatctgcctttttttcttgctaaaattagcctttttttttttttttcatatttgaaatctttttaaagCAGAGCTCACCAGCTGAACTGTGATTCAGTCCTCTTTGGACTGTGTTGAGATGTATGGGAGGCAGCTGCCGTGGACTGTGGCCAAACCTCACGTTGGAAACCTGCTCTGCACATTGAGTGTGGCAGAGGGGAGAGAAGGGTGCAGCAGTGGCTCTGGCTAAGGAGGGAAAGAGGGGGGGTTGTGTATGGCCTGCACGTGGCGTGTGCTTGGGGAAGGTGCCGTGTCCATGCCTGGGTGGAGGTATTGCTTGCCTTCGGTTGGCTTTGTTGAGGATTTGATGGTGCTGCACAATGTTGAAGTGGTGCGCAAGAtgggcttttgttttccagattcATGCATTGATCACAGGCCCATTTGACACGCCTTATGAAGGGGGTTTCTTCTTGTTCCTGTTTCGCTGTCCTCCAGATTATCCCATCCACCCGCCAAGGGTCAAACTGATGACAACGGGCAATAACACAGTGAGGTTTAACCCCAACTTCTACCGCAATGGGAAAGTCTGCCTGAGTATTCTAGGGTAAGAGGAGACTTTGGCTGTTTTGGTGGGAAATCAGGAGGTAGCCACTGGCTGCACTGTGCCTCGCACATCTTTCTCAACGCTCTGTGCCCCAATCTTGCCCCAGACATGCTTGGATGCACCTCTATGCTTCTGTAAAGTTATGCACTGGATCAGAGTCGTAAAGCAGCACAAATTCCTCTTCTGAGCTCAGAGTCTAACTTGTCTCGAAAAGcatctgagagcagagcaggggaagCATGAAGTTCAGTGCATACTGTCACTTTTCTGCTTCCCCTTGCAAAGCCCTGGCTTGAGCGCtgcctttcttctgctcttgCTCTTTGCAAGCTGATCCTTAATGCTTTCTGAATGCAGGTTTTCGTGGTTTTAATTTCCTCCCTCTGTGTgggtttaaaaataagtaagatTAAAAGCCTCTAAGAACTTCCTTGAAAGCCATTTGAGTGCTCTGGGCTTCCACCTACATGTAGTATGTGAGGCTGGGTAGGTCTAATGATTTACAATCCCTGCTCCCATGCTGCCTGTTCCAACAGGCTCCACTGCTGCAAATGCTTGTTACTCACATACTTGGTTTTTAAACTGAGTCCTGGCTGATTCAGTGGCTTTTAGGCTCTACCAGAGGGACTCCGGCTGTAGTGTGATACTCCCCACCCCAGCTGTGATGGTTTTTCAGTTGCAAGTAAGAAAGGGCTTTTGCTGAGGCTCTAGACTGGTGCAGGTAGAGGCAGCCAAGTGGGGAAAGGGCAGCGATGGCTTGAATTGCTGGAGGGGTTTCATCAAACAACAGGAATCTGAGCACAGCTGTGGTTATTGTCTTTGGGATGGTTTCAGCAGCACCATGTCCCTTTTGCTAAAGTTGATTCAAGTCACTGATACTCATCTGCTGGTCCAGGGCTGGGTGAGAGATGCAGTGTGCTGGGAAACATTTTCCTCAGCAAGTGAGCCTTTCTGATCCAGTGAGCTGGATGCCAATGCCTGGGAAGCACTGAGGTGTGCAGGGCTTGTCTGAAGCTCAGGGGGCTGAATGCCCAGCAGCTTCCACGCAAGCTGCCTCATTGCTCATGTACTGTAGCCTTGGCATGGAAGCTAAATTATTGAAGAGTGAACAAACAGCCTCAGCCTTACCAGCAATGGGAAGCTGTGAATGAATTTAGGAAGAGCATATGTGGGTCAGTACATCCTTGTTCAGCTCCCAGGGAAGCAGCTCCCTATCTGGAGCTCGGATATTAATGGCAAGTAGCAGTTCTGACCTGTTGTTCTGTGCAGAGGTTTTTGCTACACCACACATATTAAAGGAGCACCTTCTTCCTACAGCAAGGCATCCATGAGTGCTTTTGGTGGCAGACCTTGTGCTGTCTGCATTACAAACTGCCCAAGTAATGGTCTAGTTTGAGTCTGCAAAGTTAGATTTAACTTCTTAAACAGTTGCAGTTCTTGACTTACTGTAGTGTTGGCAGCATGTGTTGCTTCAGGGTGCTGTACAAGATTACAGCCATAGCTCTGAAGTGCACCGAGAGGTATTTGAAGATGGTACTTTTCCTCAGCTCACCTGTGATTCCCTCTGTGTGTTAGCTGTGAAGCTTCCCAGCCTCTTGCATGGCTCAGGTTAATGCTCTCATTTGACTGAGAGAATAAACTGCCTTCGACTTGGAAACTTTCTCAGTGTGCAGCGCTTTGTCTTTCTGTAGCAGCTGTTACTTCTCCTGTCACATTTCTGTAAGGTGTAGATGTGTTTTCTGAGCTTTCTTATCTTTGATATTTGGAGAGATGGTTGTTGCTGGGCTGATCCTGCCTTGTTAATTgatccttttctgttttgatgctTCAGCACTTGGACCGGGCCTGCGTggagcccagcacagagcatctcCTCAGTCCTCATCTCCATCCAGTCTCTGATGACTGAGAACCCGTATCACAATGAACCTGGCTTTGAGCAGGTGAGAGTTGGAGATGGTTCATCTTTGGTTCTGCAGCAATTTCTCCCTTCACTCCACACCTTGACCTGGTAACGAAACACATTCTGGAAATGGGGACAAAGCAAGGCTGTGTCACTtggctttctttcagtttgctCTGCCTCTGGTCAGAGCTTGAGGGGGGGGGAATTACAAAGCTCTGAACTGGAGGCTGCTTAGCTCTCATAGAGAAAAgtaacagaagaagaaaaggtgtTTCTCTGCTATATGACTCCTGATGCAGCTTCTTTGAGACACACTGTCGTGTAGAAACCAAACTGCTCAGGTTTTCGTGGTTCTGGCATCCCAGAGAGAGGCAGCTTTCTGTGCCAGCTATCAGCTGACTTGCCTCCCCAGCTGTGTGAGTCCAAGACTCTGTAGATGTAGAAAATGgtgccagcttttttttttttttccttttttttcctcctgtataAATTAGCTCAGCATACACAAAACAGACAAAGCTGTAGTGGGTTCATGCACCAGTGAAATTCATCAGTCTCGAGGGAGAGACGAAGAGTCATTCCAGTAACATGGACTCACTGGCCCAAATTCTATTTCCAGGAGAGGCACCCTGGGGACAGCAAGAACTATAATGAGTGTATTCGGCATGAGACCATCCGAGTAGCAGTGTGTGACATGTTGGAAGGAAAGTGTCCCTGCCCTGAACCACTACGGTATGGaaaggaggcagggagggagcataAGAAAACGGGTGTGGGGAAACAGGTTAAGATTCTCTGGTTGCTTTTCCTGACATcctgagaggtgctccagagaAGAGAAATCTTTAAATCGTCCTGTTCTAGTGCaaagtggttttgtttcttctgtaatgGATGACTGCATCTCTGTCATGCCCAGGAGCTGTGCAATGATCAAAGCTGTGTTACTGTGCACAGTGGCTGCATCCTCTGATTTGTGTTTGGGAAGAAATGTGCCTTcttttagaggggaaaaaaaagaacatttcagacagagagaaaagcacagctgtTGTAGAAACACGTGCAGGGtctgttcagctgcagcagtgctgcagtttgttttgttctgtgtccTGCCTCGCTGTACCCAGTTAGTTGTCTGGCTTGAGCTGTGCTGATTACATGACTGTGGTTCAGTGGGATGCTGTGACCCTGGATGATGCCACCATTGTAATACTGTCATTCTCTGTTGACTCTTTGCTCTCTGATTATGTTCAGGGGTGTAATGGAGAAATCCTTCATGGAATACTACGACTTCTATGAAGGGGTGTGCAAAGAGAGACTTTATCTCCAAGGTCAGACGATGCAGGTGGGTAGCAGATGATTTTCTTGTCAATTCAGGACTTGGATTCCAAATACACTCATAGTGGCAAACAGTTGCACTGTGTGATGTGCAACATGGGGTGGATCTGCACCTTTTCTATCAGCTGTGTTTCAACCACAGTTTCTATCTGCTGTGGTTAACTCAACTCTGAGTTAACCATGGAACTCCTGTGAATAAAACACTAACTTTCCTGAGTTTGGAGTATGCACACAGTGTTTTCAGGGCTGTGGGATTCCTCTCAGTGCTGGACCTGAGCCACACTCAGAGCAAGCAGATACTTATAGCACTGTTTAAAGAAGTGCAGTTTGCTTTCATGTGGATTTGGTGTTAAGCAGGGGAGGCCCATATAGTCTATGCAATACTGATGGCAGCTGAGCTCTATTGCATCATTTTCTTGAGGTGCTggtaagatttctttttcatggaTTTCTTTGCTGGTACAGATAGGAACTTTTCTCTGACACTTGTCAGAGTTGTTCTGTAAGATGCAGTTGAAAGTGGCTGACTGAGGCAAAAGTATCTGGAGGAGGAAGGATTAGGGGAACAGCGACAATATGGCAAATACATCCAGACAGGTTGAACAAAGGAGCTCATTTCTGTAGGAAAATAGACCTTACAGAATAGACTGCCAAGCTATTTGCATCTGAACACGTCTTCCTCCCTCATCAGGCACCTCTTGTCTGACTCATTGAGAAATATCACTGTTAAGGAAAGATGGAGGTGTTTGATTTAATGATCCAGTGGCTCTGATCTGAGCCCTTCTTTCCTGTCAGTGCCATCACTGACTGTGTAATTCATAACATGAAAGCACTCCTGAAGCAGGAAGGTTCATGTTTGGAGCGAGAAATtcctgaaaatgagaaatgaaaatgagagcaCTGTGCTGAAGGCTGTATTTGGTGAGATCAGAGGATTGTCAGGTGTGATCAactcttgtttcttcttcaaGGAGCCAGAGCTGGGTTACTTCTGAAGAACACGATGGCTTGGGACTGCTGTGCTCAGTCTCCATAGCTGGTGACTACCACAGTCTGTTTTCTGCTCACGTAAATAGCAGTGCAGGGAGTCTGAACACAGTTTGCTACTGTTATCTCCACTGCTCTGTATTTGAAATGAAGTCACTCTAGACAGATATAATATTGGTTCAGTGCTTGGCAGATGTGCTGTCTTGTTAACTCTGGAGCCACGTGGGACAGGTGAAACTTCACCACTCCTTCATATAGCCCTGATAATTGCCTTTAACATGGAATAGGGATAAAAGCAGGAAGTGTTTAAGCAGCTCAGCATCTTGATTTAAAATGTGGTTTCACAAAGGGCAAGCTGTGCCTGATGACtctggtggccttctacaaCAAAATGACTGCTGGTGGGTAAGGGAAGAGCAATTGGTATCAGTTTGGAGTTTTGTGAGGCCATTGACATGGTCCCATTGATCACAAGGTGGAATTCAACTCTTTGCTGGCCAGTTACTGTACAGCTTTCTTTAGACCATTATCCTTCTGGCAAGAGGTGTATATTAATGCGTTCATCTCTGGTTTCCTTCCAGGATCCTTTTGGAGAAAAACGAGGCCACTTTGACTATCAGTCCCTATTAATCCGTTTGCAAGGAATTCGGCAGAAGGTGCAAGAGAAACATCAGCAGGAGAATACAGAAATAGACTCTGAGAGCAGCTCCTCTGAGACAGAGACAGACACT from Lagopus muta isolate bLagMut1 chromosome 25, bLagMut1 primary, whole genome shotgun sequence carries:
- the UBE2Z gene encoding ubiquitin-conjugating enzyme E2 Z; this encodes MAESPAAEEAAPAAVLAAAAAGSGGGGTSTSSGGGAGNPGVFIPAELWAAAGFGSSPAASSVAPGSGGAPIAAAAAAAAGAALLTHSAFWDPTVSGDWDSERPSSACLLRIKRDIMSIYKEPPPGMFVVPDPHDMTKIHALITGPFDTPYEGGFFLFLFRCPPDYPIHPPRVKLMTTGNNTVRFNPNFYRNGKVCLSILGTWTGPAWSPAQSISSVLISIQSLMTENPYHNEPGFEQERHPGDSKNYNECIRHETIRVAVCDMLEGKCPCPEPLRGVMEKSFMEYYDFYEGVCKERLYLQGQTMQDPFGEKRGHFDYQSLLIRLQGIRQKVQEKHQQENTEIDSESSSSETETDTQGCSKA